From a region of the Streptomyces venezuelae genome:
- a CDS encoding DUF2252 domain-containing protein codes for MTSPAERLRRGRAVRKITGRAAHGRWTTPPDRPDPLGVLRRQGVDRVPELLPIRYGRMAASPLAFLRGAAAVMAADLASGPQTGLTVQLCGDAHLLNFGVFASPERALLFDLNDFDETFPGPFEWDVKRLAASVVVAARDNGHGDDRAARAALGAARAYRETIRELAGLGELDVWYHRTDTADLLPLIRKRELHGRVEANLARARRRTSLRALGKLTEVQGGRRRIIHDPPLLEPLARADSREVDEIFDKYRSTLPEERRLLLDRFRFADVARKVVGVGSVGTRCFIVLLLGRDADDPLFLQIKEAVPSVLQGHLPDDGHDHEGHRVVAGQRRMQAAGDIFLGWTTGPAGRHFYGRQLRDMKGSADVAGMTPGLLGRYAELCGRALARAHARTGDRIAIAGYLGGADTFDRAVAGFALRYADRTRADHALLTAAVADGRITATTGV; via the coding sequence ATGACCAGTCCAGCTGAGCGGCTCCGGCGCGGACGGGCCGTCCGCAAGATCACCGGACGCGCCGCGCACGGGCGGTGGACCACCCCGCCGGACCGGCCCGACCCCCTCGGGGTGCTCCGGAGGCAGGGCGTCGACCGGGTGCCCGAACTGCTGCCGATCCGCTACGGCCGGATGGCCGCATCGCCGCTCGCCTTCCTGCGCGGCGCCGCCGCCGTCATGGCCGCAGACCTCGCCTCCGGCCCGCAGACCGGCCTGACCGTCCAGCTCTGCGGGGACGCGCACCTGCTGAACTTCGGGGTGTTCGCCTCACCGGAACGCGCCCTGCTCTTCGACCTGAACGACTTCGACGAGACCTTCCCCGGCCCCTTCGAATGGGACGTCAAACGGCTCGCCGCGAGCGTCGTGGTGGCCGCCCGCGACAACGGGCACGGCGACGACCGCGCCGCACGAGCGGCGCTCGGCGCGGCCCGGGCCTACCGGGAGACGATCCGGGAGCTCGCCGGACTCGGAGAGCTGGACGTCTGGTACCACCGGACCGACACCGCCGACCTGCTGCCCCTCATCCGCAAGCGCGAACTGCACGGCCGGGTGGAGGCCAACCTGGCGCGCGCCCGCCGCCGCACCAGCCTGCGCGCCCTCGGCAAGCTCACCGAGGTCCAGGGCGGACGCCGGCGGATCATCCACGACCCGCCGCTGCTGGAGCCCCTCGCCCGGGCGGACTCACGGGAGGTCGACGAGATCTTCGATAAGTACCGCAGCACCCTCCCCGAAGAACGCCGCCTCCTGCTGGACCGCTTCCGGTTCGCCGACGTGGCGCGCAAGGTGGTCGGCGTCGGGAGCGTGGGGACCCGCTGCTTCATCGTGCTGCTCCTCGGGCGGGACGCCGACGACCCGCTCTTCCTCCAGATCAAGGAAGCCGTTCCGTCCGTCCTGCAGGGCCACCTCCCGGACGACGGGCACGACCACGAAGGGCACCGGGTGGTCGCGGGCCAGCGCCGGATGCAGGCCGCGGGCGACATCTTCCTCGGCTGGACGACCGGACCCGCCGGCCGCCACTTCTACGGCCGGCAGCTGCGCGACATGAAGGGGTCGGCCGACGTCGCCGGCATGACCCCGGGCCTGCTCGGCCGCTACGCCGAACTGTGCGGCAGGGCCCTGGCCCGCGCCCACGCCCGCACCGGCGACCGCATAGCCATCGCGGGCTACCTCGGCGGCGCCGACACCTTCGACCGCGCCGTGGCCGGCTTCGCGCTCCGCTACGCGGACCGGACCCGCGCCGACCACGCGCTGCTGACCGCCGCCGTCGCCGACGGACGGATCACCGCCACCACCGGCGTCTGA
- a CDS encoding aldo/keto reductase family oxidoreductase, whose product MTNVDAIPRGERVLYGCMGLGGSWDPEPYGPADIDAAEAAVAEALDSGITAFDHADIYRHGKAEAVFGEVLARTPGLRERITLQTKCGIRLGDKDRPGMYDLRGESITRSVEESLTRLRTDVIDVLLLHRPDPLADVDSIASALTSLHRQGLVRAFGVSNMGAAQIAHLQARLDVPLVANQLEMSLHSRAWVEAGVLVNTPEAAQNGFPFGTLEHCRDHGIRLQAWGALAQGRFTGREETPAERATAQLLAELARQKNTTPESVLLWWLMRHPAAVAPVVGSARPERIRACRDAALREPELTHEEWYELWITARGVPLP is encoded by the coding sequence GTGACGAACGTAGATGCGATCCCCAGGGGCGAGCGGGTGCTGTACGGGTGCATGGGCCTCGGCGGGAGCTGGGACCCCGAGCCGTACGGGCCCGCGGACATCGACGCCGCCGAGGCGGCCGTCGCCGAGGCCCTCGACAGCGGGATCACCGCCTTCGACCACGCCGACATCTACCGGCACGGGAAGGCCGAGGCCGTCTTCGGCGAGGTGCTCGCACGCACGCCGGGGCTGCGCGAGCGCATCACCCTCCAGACCAAGTGCGGGATCCGGCTGGGCGACAAGGACCGCCCCGGGATGTACGACCTGCGCGGGGAGAGCATCACACGAAGCGTCGAGGAGAGCCTGACCAGGCTGCGGACCGATGTGATCGACGTCCTCCTGCTGCACCGCCCCGATCCGCTGGCGGACGTGGACTCGATCGCCTCGGCGCTGACGTCCCTGCACCGCCAGGGCCTCGTACGGGCCTTCGGCGTGTCCAACATGGGCGCCGCGCAGATCGCCCACCTCCAGGCCCGGCTCGACGTGCCGCTCGTGGCCAACCAGCTGGAGATGAGCCTGCACAGCCGTGCCTGGGTCGAGGCCGGAGTCCTGGTCAACACCCCCGAAGCGGCGCAGAACGGGTTCCCGTTCGGCACGCTGGAGCACTGCCGCGACCACGGAATCCGCCTCCAGGCCTGGGGCGCCCTGGCACAGGGCCGCTTCACCGGCCGCGAGGAGACGCCCGCCGAGCGGGCCACCGCGCAGCTGTTGGCCGAGCTGGCCCGGCAGAAGAACACCACGCCCGAGTCGGTCCTGCTCTGGTGGCTGATGCGGCACCCCGCCGCCGTCGCACCGGTCGTCGGCAGTGCGCGCCCCGAGCGGATCCGTGCCTGCCGCGACGCGGCGCTGCGGGAGCCCGAGCTCACGCACGAGGAGTGGTACGAGCTCTGGATCACCGCCCGGGGCGTGCCGCTGCCCTGA
- a CDS encoding endonuclease/exonuclease/phosphatase family protein yields MQRHMETVRRSLRRRFGRTAATLGLLTAVACTSAQTPASVAGAGAGAGTADQVSVATWNMCGVRQWSCEKTGGPKEKLQQLRDLVGDSDVQVLLLQEVCSEDLLSFARSLGPQWNSAFEPYAEVDSAGRRAAVDCTGQGRGQAGYGLLAGSPLTDVEAIPTEQPTVGLHRGILCARVPAQRLRVCNAHLSLRESDDEHPDWDFRDDQLSSLVAAASTDAATVFGGDFNSPPPVGDRNTSAWIWPSEAYDTYRECDQKGDSRKGKATHKDGTKIDYLFTQLPRTACKVVDTKASDHRPLVMRVSRPQDPATVSTVG; encoded by the coding sequence ATGCAGAGACACATGGAGACCGTGCGGCGGTCGCTCCGCCGCCGGTTCGGCCGCACGGCGGCGACCCTGGGCCTGTTGACCGCCGTGGCGTGCACGTCGGCGCAGACACCGGCTTCGGTCGCCGGTGCCGGGGCGGGCGCCGGGACGGCCGACCAGGTCTCCGTGGCCACCTGGAACATGTGCGGGGTGCGGCAGTGGAGCTGCGAGAAGACCGGGGGTCCGAAGGAGAAGCTCCAGCAACTGCGCGACCTGGTCGGTGATTCGGACGTCCAGGTCCTGCTCCTGCAGGAGGTGTGCTCCGAGGACCTGCTCTCCTTCGCCCGCAGCCTCGGCCCTCAGTGGAACTCGGCCTTCGAACCGTATGCCGAGGTCGACTCGGCGGGCCGCCGTGCGGCCGTCGACTGCACCGGGCAGGGCCGGGGTCAGGCCGGCTACGGCCTGCTGGCGGGCTCCCCGCTCACCGACGTGGAGGCGATACCGACCGAGCAGCCGACGGTGGGACTGCACCGCGGGATCCTGTGCGCGCGGGTCCCCGCCCAGCGGCTGCGGGTGTGCAACGCGCACCTCTCGCTGCGGGAGAGCGACGACGAGCACCCTGACTGGGACTTCCGCGACGACCAGCTGAGCTCGCTGGTCGCCGCCGCGTCGACGGACGCCGCCACGGTCTTCGGCGGGGACTTCAACTCCCCGCCGCCGGTGGGCGACCGGAACACGTCCGCCTGGATCTGGCCGTCGGAGGCCTACGACACGTACCGCGAGTGCGATCAGAAGGGCGACTCCCGGAAGGGCAAGGCCACCCACAAGGACGGTACGAAGATCGACTACCTGTTCACGCAACTCCCCCGCACCGCGTGCAAGGTGGTGGACACCAAGGCGTCGGACCACCGGCCGCTGGTGATGCGGGTGAGCCGCCCCCAGGACCCGGCCACGGTCAGTACCGTGGGTTGA
- a CDS encoding bifunctional glycosyltransferase family 2 protein/CDP-glycerol:glycerophosphate glycerophosphotransferase, producing MPRLSVVVPFQDVEIYLQECLESIARQTFSTLEVIMVDDGSTDSSTAIAADFARRDPRFKLLRQESMGPGHARNVGIRAAHPQAEFLAFVDGDDVIPEYAYELLVQTLEGSGSDFVSGNVQMMNSTKRWQSPLHKAPMQKSRRGTHITKLPDLIYDRTVWNKVFRRSFWDYHYIAFPEGVMYEDSWVNMFAHFRAAKVDILTDIVYFWRRREGGAAPSITQRHTEFSNLQDRVSAVQSVSRFLAGHRARSYSEHKRKYDLACLKSDLMLHLKVLPDADEEYQDAFMEWANEFLDEADADIIQELPADARVKWLLVREGRLKELLDVVEFERKGGPLPVQRRFHRYLNYPYLGDRSIGLDKSAYRLDKELSLHGSLIRAAWDDNDHLTLEGSAYVRFINVHKRHMSMKAIALRNKKQGRVVVAKAKTTYYPQATEYSNQNRYCYDWSGFQVSFDTSRLKRKGQWVEGTWDVAAGVLSRGLFRYKGIARGGAGSAANPPYRYVEKNTRVVPLFLQGKLKLRVERVRCRITRHRIVGDHIELGGVYLGPQLPEWGKFRVTSMSGAGRHDSWVHFTPGGEGWYRFVTRVPVKALVPGHRTNSSDGVPETWNTGANGWKTTFHVEGRKAAIYPVMAEDANDGHYRMPAGLQTDAGDREVFVHRNGSGYVVLFERDTLPLAKSATWREDGSLEVVVGYAAQDMLDASEYAMAHVVVRSRAHGAERTAPITWYGDEFRFVVTPAAMRTLAGDIPLASGRWDFFLRRQDPSAVAPEDRSGDLMIKMTQDLIPTLPQDMARDERRYELQSEAYDRLSLLVHSAMPDEARGPYRQKLMRTKAYPAARRNPVTRAVLFDAFKGTQYSDSPRALHEEMVRRGLDLEHLWVVRDDQVEVPPTARPVRMWSPDWYEAMARAKYVVANNHLPDWFEKREGQVVVQTWHGTPLKRIGHDIEAVHFADKRYLERVEKEVQNWDMLVSPNSFSTPILKRAFQFPGEMVESGYPRNDILRRADSGQRAAEVRRRIGLPPGKKAIMYAPTWRDDQFYAPGKYKLDFRIDLDEAKAQLGHDHVLLVRRHPNVVDPVPGAGDGFVYDVSDYPDMADLSLIADVMITDYSSLMFDFVNTGRPILFFTYDLDHYRDTLRGFYFDFEQSAPGPLLFSSPELIGAIRNIDSIQHGYAARYRWFQQEFCDLDDGYASARLADRILIAGGDLDPARAQAPAVGAAGARAPGRPGQQSQAGHQGQSGQWNGGTLGQVPRQPVRRMDSEHV from the coding sequence ATGCCCCGCCTGAGTGTTGTCGTGCCTTTCCAGGATGTTGAGATATACCTCCAGGAATGTCTGGAATCGATAGCCAGGCAGACGTTCTCGACGCTCGAAGTGATCATGGTCGATGACGGCTCGACCGACTCCTCGACGGCCATAGCCGCCGACTTCGCCCGCCGTGACCCCAGGTTCAAGCTCCTGCGCCAGGAGTCGATGGGGCCGGGACACGCCCGCAACGTCGGCATCCGGGCCGCTCATCCGCAGGCGGAGTTCCTCGCGTTCGTCGACGGCGACGACGTCATACCCGAGTACGCCTACGAGCTGCTCGTGCAGACCCTCGAAGGCTCCGGCTCCGACTTCGTCTCGGGCAACGTGCAGATGATGAACTCCACCAAGCGGTGGCAGTCCCCCCTGCACAAGGCGCCCATGCAGAAGAGCAGGCGCGGCACGCACATCACCAAGCTGCCGGACCTCATCTACGACCGCACCGTGTGGAACAAGGTGTTCCGGCGGTCCTTCTGGGACTACCACTACATCGCGTTCCCCGAGGGCGTCATGTACGAGGACTCCTGGGTCAACATGTTCGCCCACTTCCGGGCCGCCAAGGTCGACATCCTCACGGACATCGTCTACTTCTGGCGCCGGCGCGAGGGTGGTGCGGCCCCCTCCATCACCCAGCGGCACACCGAGTTCAGCAACCTCCAGGACCGGGTCTCCGCGGTCCAGTCGGTCAGCCGCTTCCTCGCGGGCCACCGCGCGCGGTCCTACTCGGAGCACAAGCGCAAGTACGACCTGGCCTGTCTGAAGTCGGACCTGATGCTGCACCTGAAGGTGCTGCCGGACGCCGACGAGGAGTACCAGGACGCCTTCATGGAGTGGGCGAACGAGTTCCTGGACGAGGCCGACGCGGACATCATCCAGGAACTTCCCGCAGACGCCCGGGTCAAGTGGCTGCTGGTGCGCGAGGGCCGCCTGAAGGAACTGCTCGACGTCGTCGAGTTCGAGCGCAAGGGCGGGCCCCTGCCCGTCCAGCGCCGCTTCCACCGCTACCTGAACTACCCCTACCTCGGTGACCGTTCGATCGGCCTGGACAAGAGCGCCTACCGGCTCGACAAGGAACTCTCGCTCCACGGCTCGCTGATCCGGGCGGCCTGGGACGACAACGACCACCTGACCCTGGAAGGGTCCGCGTACGTCCGCTTCATCAACGTGCACAAGCGGCACATGTCGATGAAGGCGATCGCGCTGCGCAACAAGAAGCAGGGCCGCGTGGTCGTCGCCAAGGCGAAGACCACCTACTACCCGCAGGCCACCGAGTACTCGAACCAGAACCGCTACTGCTACGACTGGTCCGGATTCCAGGTCAGCTTCGACACCAGCCGCCTCAAGCGCAAGGGACAGTGGGTCGAAGGGACCTGGGACGTCGCGGCCGGTGTCCTGAGCCGCGGCCTGTTCCGCTACAAGGGCATAGCCCGGGGCGGCGCCGGCAGCGCCGCCAACCCGCCCTACCGGTACGTGGAGAAGAACACCCGCGTCGTACCGCTCTTCCTGCAGGGCAAGCTCAAGCTCCGCGTGGAGCGGGTCCGTTGCCGCATCACCCGGCACCGGATCGTCGGCGACCACATCGAGCTCGGCGGTGTCTACCTCGGTCCCCAACTTCCCGAGTGGGGCAAGTTCCGGGTGACCAGCATGAGCGGCGCCGGCCGCCACGACTCGTGGGTCCACTTCACGCCCGGCGGCGAGGGGTGGTACCGCTTCGTCACCCGCGTACCGGTCAAGGCGCTCGTCCCCGGACACCGCACGAACTCCTCGGACGGGGTCCCCGAGACCTGGAACACCGGTGCCAACGGCTGGAAGACCACGTTCCACGTCGAGGGGCGCAAGGCTGCCATCTACCCCGTCATGGCGGAGGACGCCAACGACGGCCACTACCGGATGCCGGCCGGGCTGCAGACCGATGCCGGTGACCGCGAGGTCTTCGTGCACCGCAACGGCTCCGGCTACGTGGTCCTGTTCGAACGGGACACCCTGCCGCTGGCCAAGTCCGCCACCTGGCGCGAGGACGGCTCACTTGAGGTCGTCGTCGGCTACGCCGCCCAGGACATGCTCGACGCGTCCGAGTACGCCATGGCACACGTCGTCGTACGCTCCCGTGCGCACGGCGCGGAGCGCACCGCCCCGATCACCTGGTACGGAGACGAGTTCCGCTTCGTCGTGACCCCCGCCGCGATGCGCACGCTGGCCGGCGACATCCCGCTGGCCTCCGGCCGCTGGGACTTCTTCCTGCGCCGCCAGGACCCCTCCGCGGTCGCCCCCGAGGACCGCTCCGGCGACCTCATGATCAAGATGACGCAGGATCTGATCCCCACCCTGCCGCAGGACATGGCCCGCGACGAGCGCCGCTACGAGCTGCAGTCCGAGGCCTACGACCGGCTCTCCCTCCTGGTCCACTCGGCGATGCCGGACGAGGCCCGCGGCCCCTACCGGCAGAAGCTGATGCGCACCAAGGCGTATCCGGCGGCCCGCCGCAATCCAGTGACCCGGGCCGTGCTCTTCGACGCCTTCAAGGGGACCCAGTACTCGGACAGCCCGCGTGCGCTGCACGAGGAGATGGTCCGCCGGGGCCTGGACCTCGAACACCTGTGGGTGGTGCGGGACGACCAGGTGGAGGTGCCCCCCACCGCTCGGCCCGTGCGCATGTGGTCCCCCGACTGGTACGAGGCCATGGCCCGGGCGAAGTACGTCGTGGCCAACAACCACCTTCCGGACTGGTTCGAGAAGCGCGAGGGGCAGGTCGTCGTGCAGACCTGGCACGGCACCCCGCTCAAGCGCATCGGCCACGACATCGAAGCCGTGCACTTCGCGGACAAGCGCTACCTGGAGCGCGTGGAGAAGGAGGTGCAGAACTGGGACATGCTGGTGTCCCCGAACAGCTTCAGCACCCCGATCCTCAAGCGGGCCTTCCAGTTCCCCGGCGAGATGGTCGAGAGCGGTTACCCGCGCAACGACATCCTGCGCCGCGCGGACTCCGGGCAGCGGGCGGCGGAGGTACGCCGCCGCATCGGCCTGCCGCCGGGCAAGAAGGCCATCATGTACGCGCCGACCTGGCGCGACGACCAGTTCTACGCGCCCGGCAAGTACAAGCTCGACTTCCGCATCGACCTCGACGAGGCCAAGGCGCAGCTCGGCCACGACCACGTCCTGCTCGTGCGGCGCCACCCCAACGTGGTGGACCCGGTGCCCGGCGCCGGTGACGGCTTCGTCTACGACGTGTCCGACTACCCGGACATGGCGGACCTCTCCCTCATCGCCGACGTGATGATCACGGACTACTCCTCCCTGATGTTCGACTTCGTCAACACCGGGCGGCCGATCCTCTTCTTCACGTACGACCTGGACCACTACCGGGACACCCTGCGCGGCTTCTACTTCGACTTCGAGCAGTCCGCGCCCGGTCCGCTGCTGTTCAGCTCCCCGGAGCTGATCGGGGCGATCCGCAACATCGACAGCATCCAGCACGGCTACGCCGCCCGCTACCGCTGGTTCCAGCAGGAGTTCTGCGACCTGGACGACGGATACGCCTCGGCCAGGCTGGCCGACCGCATCCTGATCGCCGGAGGCGACCTCGACCCCGCGCGGGCCCAGGCGCCGGCCGTCGGGGCGGCGGGCGCCCGGGCACCGGGCCGGCCGGGCCAGCAGAGCCAGGCGGGCCACCAGGGGCAGTCGGGTCAGTGGAACGGAGGCACCCTCGGCCAGGTGCCGCGCCAGCCCGTCAGAAGAATGGATTCCGAGCATGTCTAA
- a CDS encoding sensor histidine kinase → MEELRERPGPPWRRWVERTGRGPAWRSALLVAVFTQIGAGWAAHAQSGRVALDGFARLLLLTGPALLVVRHRYPVAVAYGVSVVTLVYVGAGYPYGPVFLGLALACFAAVVAGHRRAAWGAAGLFWAGNLLIGHWLYRWLPPAGDGPASWAQELGVTAWVLAVLAVAELVRVRREQWARERAERAAAERRRVDEERLRIARELHDVLAHSISVINVQAGVGLALLDSDPEQARTALATIKAASKEALGEVRQVLDTLRSPGEAPRSPAPGLDRLSELVEQAAAAGLTVEVSAEGKARALPPGVDLAAFRILQEALTNVVRHSGSRTARVRLVWQPHALELRVDDDGPATAGTPGGSGNGLVGMRERAAALGGTVEAGPRPDGGFRVIAVLPPKAGVVEEDL, encoded by the coding sequence ATGGAAGAGCTGCGCGAGCGCCCGGGCCCCCCGTGGCGACGGTGGGTGGAGCGGACCGGGCGGGGCCCGGCCTGGCGCTCGGCCCTGCTCGTGGCGGTCTTCACGCAGATCGGCGCGGGGTGGGCCGCGCACGCCCAGAGCGGGCGGGTGGCCCTGGACGGCTTCGCCCGGCTCCTGCTGCTGACCGGACCCGCCCTGCTCGTGGTGCGGCACCGGTACCCGGTGGCCGTGGCGTATGGGGTCAGCGTCGTCACCCTGGTCTATGTGGGCGCCGGTTATCCCTACGGCCCGGTGTTCCTCGGTCTCGCCCTGGCCTGCTTCGCCGCCGTCGTCGCCGGACACCGCCGGGCCGCCTGGGGCGCCGCCGGCCTGTTCTGGGCCGGGAACCTGCTCATCGGGCACTGGCTCTACCGGTGGCTCCCGCCGGCCGGGGACGGCCCGGCGTCCTGGGCGCAGGAGCTGGGCGTCACCGCCTGGGTGCTCGCGGTGCTCGCCGTCGCGGAGCTGGTGCGTGTACGCAGGGAGCAGTGGGCCCGGGAACGGGCGGAGCGGGCGGCGGCCGAAAGACGCCGGGTGGACGAGGAGCGGCTGCGGATCGCGCGGGAACTGCACGACGTCCTCGCCCACAGCATCTCGGTGATCAACGTCCAGGCGGGCGTCGGACTGGCCCTGCTCGACTCCGATCCCGAGCAGGCCCGTACGGCGCTCGCCACCATCAAGGCGGCGAGCAAGGAGGCACTGGGCGAGGTCCGGCAGGTCCTCGACACGCTGCGCTCCCCCGGCGAGGCACCGCGCTCGCCCGCGCCCGGCCTGGACCGTCTCTCCGAACTCGTGGAACAGGCCGCGGCGGCCGGGCTGACCGTGGAGGTCTCGGCCGAGGGGAAGGCCAGGGCGCTGCCCCCCGGCGTGGACCTCGCCGCCTTCCGCATCCTGCAGGAGGCGCTGACCAATGTGGTGCGCCACTCCGGGTCGCGGACCGCCCGTGTCCGCCTCGTCTGGCAGCCACACGCCCTGGAACTACGGGTGGACGACGACGGCCCGGCCACCGCGGGCACCCCGGGCGGCAGCGGAAACGGGCTCGTCGGCATGCGCGAGCGGGCCGCGGCCCTGGGCGGCACCGTCGAGGCGGGCCCGCGACCGGACGGGGGCTTCCGGGTGATCGCCGTGCTCCCGCCGAAGGCCGGCGTGGTCGAGGAGGACCTGTGA
- a CDS encoding response regulator has translation MIRVLLADDQLLVRAGFRALLDAQPDIEVAGEAADGDEAVRLVRELRPDVVLMDIRMPVLDGLAATRRIGGDGSLAAVRVVMLTTFELDEYVFEAIRAGASGFLVKDTEPEELLRAVRAVVAGDALLSPGVTRRLIAEFAARSKQPAAAAGLDRLTDREREVMALVGMGLSNEEIARRLVVSPLTAKTHVSRSMVKLGARDRAQLVVLAYESGLVRPGWLG, from the coding sequence GTGATCCGCGTACTGCTCGCCGACGACCAGCTGCTCGTCCGGGCCGGGTTCCGGGCGTTGCTCGACGCCCAGCCCGACATCGAGGTGGCGGGCGAGGCCGCCGACGGGGACGAGGCCGTGCGGCTGGTGCGGGAACTGCGCCCCGACGTGGTGCTCATGGACATCCGGATGCCGGTGCTGGACGGGCTCGCCGCGACCCGCCGGATCGGCGGGGACGGGTCCCTGGCCGCCGTGCGGGTGGTCATGCTCACCACCTTCGAACTCGACGAGTACGTCTTCGAGGCGATCCGGGCGGGCGCGTCCGGGTTCCTGGTCAAGGACACCGAACCGGAGGAACTGCTGCGGGCGGTCCGGGCGGTGGTCGCGGGCGACGCCCTCCTGTCCCCCGGTGTCACCCGCCGCCTGATCGCGGAGTTCGCGGCCCGCTCGAAGCAGCCCGCGGCGGCGGCCGGGCTGGACCGGCTCACCGACCGGGAACGGGAGGTGATGGCCCTGGTGGGCATGGGCCTGTCCAACGAGGAGATCGCACGTCGCCTGGTCGTCAGCCCTCTCACCGCGAAGACGCACGTCAGCCGCTCCATGGTGAAACTGGGCGCGCGCGACCGCGCCCAACTGGTCGTCCTGGCCTATGAATCCGGCCTGGTCCGCCCCGGCTGGCTCGGCTGA
- a CDS encoding NUDIX domain-containing protein gives MNATHRPAVRVICLDAAQRLLLLHWRDPFDGAMLWEPPGGGVEPGETPLMAARRELSEETGLDPTGVRDRSVPVARDIRWNGKRYAGSEDFFVARFAEERPTLTRAGLLPGERAAFQGHAWVPWSGLNALPDRVEPPSLLSVLAALAPEGPWRDPAR, from the coding sequence GTGAACGCCACGCACCGGCCCGCAGTACGGGTGATCTGCCTCGATGCCGCCCAGCGCCTGCTCCTGCTCCACTGGCGTGACCCGTTCGACGGCGCGATGCTCTGGGAGCCGCCCGGGGGCGGCGTCGAACCGGGAGAGACTCCGCTGATGGCGGCCCGCCGGGAGCTGTCGGAGGAAACCGGACTGGACCCCACCGGGGTCCGGGACCGGTCCGTGCCGGTCGCACGTGACATCCGGTGGAACGGGAAGCGGTATGCCGGGTCGGAGGACTTCTTCGTGGCCCGTTTCGCCGAGGAGCGGCCGACGTTGACTCGCGCCGGACTCCTCCCCGGGGAACGGGCCGCCTTCCAGGGGCACGCCTGGGTCCCGTGGTCCGGGCTGAACGCATTGCCGGACCGGGTCGAGCCGCCGTCCCTGCTGTCCGTTCTCGCCGCCCTGGCACCTGAAGGCCCCTGGCGCGACCCGGCACGTTGA